The Triticum aestivum cultivar Chinese Spring chromosome 3A, IWGSC CS RefSeq v2.1, whole genome shotgun sequence genome includes a region encoding these proteins:
- the LOC123063393 gene encoding putative pentatricopeptide repeat-containing protein At5g59900 — MPPPPPRHLAGDPNPKPAPATSHSGMVKLLADLLHHTVPSAWPPALAAPLLRSRLAPAHVSSLLLLPASLARPDLSRRFLLLLPPHLVSPLCLSLLALSFISAPASPSRSRSPSPHAASLLLSLASSSPSASTSFSSLSHASSLSPFPPGATAAAASLLASSYLRLRRARDAAAVLHLSLSAGITPNQYTASHILFSLVKIRQFTLARALFDEMLRSGARLDEHIYTAGIRAYCEARNLDGAKGLLARMHHEGVKVSVVPYNVLIYGLCRNHRIQEAVEVKNSMVARGIKADEVTYRTLVYGFCRAEELEMALRMTYDMARLGFVPSEANCSFMLDGLRKRGDVREAFRLACQLGELGMVPNIFAYNALLDNLCKSGMFCEADRLFSEMVDRGLEPNEVTYPILIHSLSKRGMMEDALDLFDRMREKGVRVTVYPYNSLINGCCKQDDLDRAMGFLSEMTDIGVTPNAASYSPLIAGFCRKGDLTSAMELHREMAQKGVAWNTYTFTALINGLCKNKKMDEASQLFNKMIDSNLVPNEATYNVMIEGYCLVGNIRKAFQLYDQMVDSGLTPDNYTYRPLITGLCLTSGASKAKEFVADLENNCPLNKFSLTALMHGLCREGRLTEAYHVWNEMAMQGVNLDLVSFTIIVYTALKHHDTEKSCVLLREMTEKCVRLDSVFHTCMIDMHSKEGNMVQALNCWDNMITDGCFPNTITYTVLVNNLCKSGHLSSAEVLCKEMLSSQFLPNNYTFNCFLDCFTTEGKLEKAKDLYFAMLRGSLANTVTINTLIKGLCKVGQIQEAIDLISKCTENGLFPDCISYSTVIHELCKKGDTNKAFELWNEMLYKGLKPDIVAYNILIRWCNVNGELEKGLGIYNDMIKKGVQPNWCTYRALFLGNSLMTSKRDTILLNT, encoded by the coding sequence ATGCCTCCACCACCACCCCGGCACCTGGCCGGAGACCCCAACCCCAAACCCGCGCCCGCCACCTCGCATTCCGGCATGGTCAAGCTCCTCGCCGACCTCCTCCACCACACCGTGCCGTCCGCCTGGCCGCCGGCGCTCGCGGCGCCGCTGCTCCGGAGCCGCCTCGCCCCGGCCCACGTTtcctcgctcctcctcctcccggcctCGCTCGCCCGCCCGGACCTCTCccgccgcttcctcctcctcctgcctccccacCTCGTCTCTCCGCTctgcctctccctcctcgcgctCTCCTTCATCTCCGCCCCTGCCTCGCCGTCCCGCTCCCGCTCCCCCTCCCCGCACGCCGCCTCCCTCCTGCTCTCCCTCGCGTCCTCCTCCCCGTCCGCCTCCACCTCGTTCTCCTCCCTCTCccacgcctcctccctctcccccttcccgcctggcgccaccgccgccgccgcctcgcttctCGCCTCCTCctacctccgcctccgccgcgcccgcgACGCGGCCGCCGTCCTTCACCTCTCCCTGTCCGCCGGCATCACTCCCAACCAGTATACGGCTTCCCACATTTTGTTTTCCCTTGTCAAGATTCGTCAGTTCACCCTTGCCCGTGCCCTGTTCGATGAAATGCTTCGGTCCGGTGCTCGCCTGGACGAGCACATTTACACGGCTGGGATTCGGGCTTACTGCGAGGCCAGAAATCTTGACGGTGCCAAGGGGCTTCTGGCAAGGATGCATCATGAGGGGGTCAAGGTCAGTGTGGTGCCGTACAATGTATTGATTTACGGATTGTGCAGGAATCATCGCATTCAGGAGGCAGTGGAGGTAAAGAACAGCATGGTGGCCAGAGGAATCAAAGCTGATGAAGTGACTTACCGTACGCTCGTGTATGGGTTTTGTCGGGCGGAGGAGCTGGAAATGGCATTGAGAATGACATATGACATGGCCAGGCTGGGGTTTGTGCCATCAGAGGCCAATTGCTCATTTATGCTTGATGGGCTACGAAAGAGGGGGGATGTTCGGGAGGCTTTCAGGTTAGCTTGTCAGTTGGGCGAGTTGGGCATGGTGCCCAACATATTTGCATATAATGCCTTGCTTGATAACCTGTGCAAGAGCGGTATGTTTTGCGAGGCAGATCGGCTTTTCAGTGAGATGGTAGACAGGGGTCTGGAGCCAAATGAGGTGACTTATCCTATATTGATACATTCACTTTCGAAAAGGGGGATGATggaggatgcacttgacctgttcgATAGGATGAGGGAGAAGGGTGTCAGAGTGACAGTCTATCCGTACAATTCCTTGATTAATGGTTGCTGCAAACAGGATGATTTAGACAGGGCGATGGGCTTCCTGAGTGAGATGACTGACATTGGAGTGACACCAAATGCAGCTTCATATTCTCCACTAATTGCTGGTTTCTGTAGAAAAGGGGATCTAACCAGTGCCATGGAACTCCACCGGGAGATGGCTCAGAAGGGTGTTGCATGGAACACTTATACGTTCACAGCACTTATCAATGGTTTGTGCAAGAATAAAAAGATGGATGAAGCTTCTCAGTTGTTTAATAAGATGATTGACAGCAACCTAGTACCAAATGAAGCAACTTATAATGTCATGATAGAAGGGTATTGCCTGGTAGGCAATATAAGAAAGGCATTCCAGTTGTATGATCAAATGGTTGATAGCGGCCTCACACCTGACAATTACACGTATAGACCATTGATAACTGGATTATGCTTGACCAGTGGAGCGTCGAAAGCAAAGGAATTTGTTGCTGACCTAGAAAACAACTGCCCGCTGAACAAATTTAGCCTAACCGCACTTATGCATGGATTGTGCAGAGAAGGAAGGTTGACCGAAGCTTACCATGTCTGGAATGAGATGGCAATGCAGGGAGTCAATCTTGATCTTGTCAGCTTCACCATTATTGTGTATACAGCCTTGAAGCACCATGATACGGAAAAATCATGCGTGTTATTGAGGGAGATGACAGAAAAATGTGTCAGGCTAGACAGTGTGTTCCATACATGCATGATTGACATGCACTCAAAAGAAGGAAATATGGTCCAAGCTTTAAACTGTTGGGATAACATGATTACTGATGGCTGCTTTCCAAATACCATCACATATACAGTTTTAGTAAATAATCTCTGCAAGTCCGGGCATTTGAGCAGCGCAGAGGTCCTCTGTAAAGAAATGTTATCCAGTCAGTTCCTTCCTAACAATTATACTTTTAATTGTTTTCTTGATTGTTTTACAACTGAAGGTAAACTGGAGAAAGCTAAAGATCTTTATTTCGCCATGCTTCGAGGCTCTCTTGCTAACACAGTGACAATTAACACATTGATCAAGGGGTTATGTAAGGTTGGGCAGATTCAAGAGGCAATTGACCTTATTAGTAAGTGTACTGAAAATGGTCTTTTTCCTGATTGCATTAGCTATTCTACTGTAATACATGAGCTCTGCAAGAAGGGTGATACAAATAAAGCGTTTGAGCTTTGGAATGAAATGCTGTACAAGGGATTGAAGCCTGACATTgtagcatataatattttgataaGGTGGTGCAATGTTAATGGTGAACTTGAGAAGGGTTTGGGAATATACAATGATATGATTAAGAAAGGGGTGCAACCGAACTGGTGCACATATAGAGCTCTTTTCTTAGGAAATTCTCTGATGACCAGCAAGCGAGATACTATACTGCTGAATACCTGA